From one Pseudomonadota bacterium genomic stretch:
- a CDS encoding phosphoribosylformylglycinamidine synthase subunit PurQ, which translates to MARVVRAMVLAGNGINCEMETAHACRLAGADRVEITYIWDLASGNASLAGCDLLCLPGGFLDGDDLGSARASAIRLRHTRVAGGSLLEQIGAFVDGGGLMIGICNGFQLMVKLGLLPSLDGARGAQTATLTWNDSGRFECRWVTLAVDPESPCVFTRGLARLELPVRHGEGKIVAAADVMERIRSARQAPLCYVDPATGAPTEAYPLNPNGSPHGIAALTDPTGRLLGLMPHPEAFLHRTNHPRWTREERPEEGDGLALFRNAVEVIRKG; encoded by the coding sequence ATGGCACGCGTCGTTCGCGCGATGGTGCTCGCCGGCAACGGCATCAACTGCGAGATGGAGACCGCCCACGCCTGCCGGCTCGCCGGCGCGGATCGGGTCGAGATCACCTACATCTGGGATCTCGCGTCCGGCAACGCCTCGCTCGCGGGGTGCGATCTCCTGTGCCTGCCCGGCGGCTTCCTCGACGGCGACGATCTCGGCTCGGCGCGCGCGTCCGCCATCCGGCTGCGCCACACGCGGGTCGCGGGCGGCTCGCTGCTCGAGCAGATCGGCGCCTTCGTCGACGGCGGCGGCCTCATGATCGGGATCTGCAACGGCTTCCAGCTCATGGTGAAGCTCGGCCTCCTGCCCTCCCTCGACGGGGCGCGCGGGGCCCAGACCGCGACCCTCACCTGGAACGACTCGGGCCGCTTCGAGTGCCGCTGGGTGACGCTCGCGGTCGATCCGGAGTCGCCCTGCGTCTTCACGCGCGGCCTCGCCCGCCTCGAGCTGCCGGTGCGCCACGGCGAGGGCAAGATCGTCGCCGCGGCCGACGTCATGGAGAGGATCCGGTCCGCGCGCCAGGCGCCGCTCTGCTACGTCGATCCTGCGACCGGTGCCCCGACCGAGGCGTACCCGCTGAACCCGAACGGCAGCCCCCACGGGATCGCCGCGCTCACGGATCCGACCGGGCGGCTCCTGGGCCTGATGCCGCACCCGGAGGCGTTCCTGCACCGCACGAACCACCCGCGGTGGACGCGCGAGGAACGGCCCGAGGAGGGCGACGGCCTCGCCCTGTTCCGCAACGCGGTGGAGGTCATCCGGAAGGGTTGA
- the purN gene encoding phosphoribosylglycinamide formyltransferase translates to MPSRPCRLAVLLSGAGSTMVNLQEHILRGEVPAEIAVVVSSRSDALGVERARALGLEVHVLGRKPFRRGGAFDGTAYSAALAELLSRFSPDLVVLAGFMTRLDAPVLDRWPAMNVHPALLPAFGGEGLYGHRVHEAVLASGARTTGATVHFVDAQYDHGPIVAQEEVAVAPGDTPDDLAARVQEAERRLYPRAVAAFARGELADRCPVRSRMRGQT, encoded by the coding sequence ATGCCCTCACGGCCCTGCCGCCTCGCGGTGCTGCTCTCCGGCGCCGGTTCCACCATGGTCAACCTTCAGGAGCACATCCTCCGCGGCGAGGTGCCGGCCGAGATCGCGGTGGTCGTGTCGAGCCGATCGGACGCCCTCGGGGTAGAGCGGGCGCGCGCGCTCGGGCTCGAGGTGCACGTGCTCGGCCGCAAGCCTTTCAGGCGGGGCGGGGCGTTCGACGGGACGGCGTACTCGGCCGCGCTCGCCGAGCTCCTGTCCCGTTTCTCGCCCGACCTCGTCGTGCTGGCCGGCTTCATGACGCGGCTCGACGCGCCCGTGCTTGATCGCTGGCCGGCGATGAACGTCCACCCGGCGCTCCTGCCCGCGTTCGGCGGCGAGGGGCTCTACGGTCACCGCGTCCACGAGGCGGTGCTCGCGTCCGGGGCGCGCACGACCGGCGCCACGGTGCACTTCGTCGACGCGCAGTACGATCACGGGCCGATCGTCGCGCAGGAGGAGGTCGCCGTCGCGCCGGGCGACACCCCGGACGATCTCGCGGCGAGGGTCCAGGAGGCGGAGCGGCGCCTCTACCCGCGCGCCGTGGCGGCGTTCGCCCGGGGGGAGCTCGCCGACAGGTGTCCCGTGAGGAGCCGGATGCGAGGCCAAACGTGA
- a CDS encoding LysM peptidoglycan-binding domain-containing protein, whose protein sequence is MTGARAIGLVLAAALLAATPAARAHEHVARAGETLDQLAMRYYGSVSRSMVIRAANGFLHPDDGRLLEGERVNIPEVTYHRVVAGETWETLADRYLGSPRRGKHLAEMNGAEEASALAEGQVVKVPYQLLYVLAPDETLKSVAKQYLGEAFSASWLHGYNLFKKKRSLSRGDALLVPLVSVEFTDEAESSITAAEGPDPTAEDKAFQAEAALAIAKLREDYVAGRYVHTVAEAERLLGTGKLTVPQQIGVFKYLASAYVAFGDRPAAVAVFREALAKQPDMELSPITTSPKILEAFREAQRLNESPKGK, encoded by the coding sequence GTGACGGGCGCGCGCGCCATCGGGCTCGTCCTCGCGGCGGCGCTCCTCGCGGCCACTCCTGCGGCCCGCGCTCACGAGCACGTCGCCAGGGCGGGCGAGACGCTGGATCAGCTCGCCATGCGCTACTACGGCTCGGTCTCGCGCTCGATGGTGATCCGCGCCGCGAACGGCTTCCTCCACCCGGACGACGGGCGCCTGCTCGAGGGCGAGCGCGTGAACATCCCTGAGGTCACGTACCACCGCGTCGTCGCCGGGGAGACCTGGGAGACGCTCGCCGACAGGTACCTGGGGTCCCCCCGCCGCGGCAAGCACCTCGCGGAGATGAACGGCGCCGAGGAGGCGAGCGCCCTCGCCGAGGGGCAGGTCGTGAAGGTGCCGTACCAGCTGCTGTACGTCCTCGCGCCCGACGAGACGCTCAAGAGCGTGGCGAAGCAGTACCTGGGCGAGGCGTTCTCCGCGTCGTGGCTGCACGGCTACAACCTGTTCAAGAAGAAGCGGTCGCTGAGCCGGGGCGACGCGCTGCTGGTGCCGCTCGTCAGCGTCGAGTTCACCGACGAGGCCGAGTCCAGCATCACGGCCGCCGAGGGGCCGGATCCCACCGCCGAGGACAAGGCGTTCCAGGCGGAGGCCGCGCTCGCCATCGCGAAGCTGCGCGAGGACTACGTCGCGGGGAGGTACGTCCACACCGTGGCCGAGGCGGAGCGCCTCCTCGGGACGGGCAAACTGACGGTCCCGCAGCAGATCGGGGTCTTCAAGTACCTGGCCTCGGCGTACGTCGCGTTCGGGGACCGGCCGGCCGCCGTCGCGGTGTTCCGCGAGGCGCTCGCGAAGCAGCCGGACATGGAGCTCTCGCCCATCACCACGTCGCCGAAGATCCTCGAGGCGTTCCGGGAGGCGCAGCGGCTGAACGAGAGCCCGAAGGGAAAGTGA